One segment of Paraburkholderia bonniea DNA contains the following:
- a CDS encoding Rossmann-like and DUF2520 domain-containing protein: protein MTQLTLPRLGFIGAGRVSRCLAPAFARAGYPVTAIASRTLDSARTVASQLENCQAYADPQQVVDTVDLVFLTPPDDQIVPSVNALQFGPSESSPNTTRAWAIVHCSGASPVSLLDSARAQGAATGGFHPLYLFGGSVEDIERIAGCSVTLEAQGTLKKTLIALTAALGCHPLFIPPGKRMLYHAAAHYASSFALCGLAEGTRLWQTLGFSQADALRALLPMLAGTLETARDRGLAQALAGPVSRGDTGIMQAQLDLLEQCGGDHAALYGLLSRRAVDLARERPTPPVALDEIAQMVETSLERSLLQARDISPIKASRQ from the coding sequence ATGACCCAACTCACTCTGCCCAGACTCGGTTTCATTGGTGCTGGCCGCGTCTCGCGGTGCCTTGCGCCAGCGTTCGCGCGCGCGGGCTATCCCGTCACCGCCATCGCCAGCCGCACGCTCGACAGCGCACGCACCGTCGCCAGCCAGCTTGAAAACTGCCAGGCCTACGCCGATCCACAACAAGTAGTAGATACCGTGGATCTGGTTTTTCTCACGCCTCCCGATGACCAGATCGTGCCGAGCGTCAACGCTCTCCAGTTCGGCCCGTCCGAATCCTCCCCGAACACCACACGCGCATGGGCCATCGTGCATTGCAGCGGTGCCTCACCGGTCAGCCTGCTGGACTCCGCCCGTGCCCAGGGTGCCGCGACAGGCGGGTTTCATCCGCTCTATCTGTTTGGCGGTAGCGTGGAAGATATCGAGCGCATCGCAGGCTGCTCCGTCACGCTCGAAGCCCAAGGCACGCTAAAAAAAACGCTGATCGCGCTCACCGCCGCGCTGGGCTGCCATCCGCTGTTTATTCCGCCCGGCAAGCGCATGCTGTACCACGCCGCAGCGCACTACGCCTCAAGCTTCGCGCTCTGCGGCCTCGCTGAAGGCACACGCCTCTGGCAAACACTCGGGTTCAGCCAGGCCGACGCACTACGCGCGTTGTTGCCAATGCTCGCCGGCACGCTCGAAACAGCACGCGACCGAGGGCTGGCGCAAGCGCTTGCTGGCCCGGTATCACGTGGCGACACCGGTATCATGCAAGCCCAGCTGGACTTGCTCGAACAATGTGGTGGCGACCATGCGGCGCTCTATGGCCTGCTAAGCCGCCGCGCAGTCGATCTGGCCCGCGAACGCCCCACGCCGCCTGTCGCCCTCGATGAAATCGCCCAGATGGTCGAAACCTCGCTGGAGCGCTCACTGCTACAGGCACGTGATATTTCGCCCATAAAGGCAAGCCGCCAGTAA
- a CDS encoding YggT family protein: protein MFGEIAHFLLSTVFTLFGAALLLRAWLQVVRMPPYNPVTSTVLQVTNWLVLPLRRAIPGTRGVDWATIVAALLTAFVYGLAMVAVTGTDPFEQLPLSLIIAVLMVIKWALNLVIWLTILMALLSWLNPRSPAMPILYQLTAPLLNPLRRVIPQLGGIDLSPILLFVIVQVLLMIVTRAGASLANFPL from the coding sequence ATGTTCGGCGAAATCGCCCATTTTCTGCTCAGCACGGTTTTCACTCTATTCGGCGCGGCGCTGCTGCTGCGCGCATGGCTGCAAGTCGTGCGCATGCCCCCGTACAACCCAGTGACCAGCACCGTGCTGCAAGTCACCAACTGGCTCGTCCTGCCGCTACGCCGTGCGATTCCCGGCACACGCGGCGTCGACTGGGCCACCATCGTGGCAGCACTGCTGACCGCCTTTGTCTACGGCCTGGCGATGGTGGCCGTAACCGGCACCGATCCATTCGAGCAATTACCGCTGTCGCTCATCATTGCGGTCTTGATGGTAATTAAATGGGCGTTGAATCTGGTGATCTGGCTCACCATTCTGATGGCGCTGCTGTCGTGGCTCAATCCACGCTCACCTGCCATGCCGATTCTTTATCAACTGACCGCACCATTACTCAATCCGTTACGGCGCGTGATCCCGCAACTTGGCGGCATTGACCTGTCACCTATTCTTTTATTCGTGATCGTGCAGGTGCTGCTGATGATTGTGACGCGTGCGGGAGCGTCATTAGCGAACTTCCCACTGTAA